The Fulvivirga ligni genome window below encodes:
- a CDS encoding energy transducer TonB yields the protein MNNKNHHSDTLSPEIMEQYLNDELTPQERNRVERIMLNSDFDSEAMDGFEDYPAFNDLPDLENKINQKTERKKSGIPVWMKIAASVAVIGIAVTIVFNNSLFNNDKKEMIALNDAPQEEAEIEAADNSPIGNATTDEIQKYDEQEQVSEAKESEPTAEQESSHRNSVSVQKKAASPKKAAEEPAYAYKMEEAEADKDIMTEFAPPSLSTITNEDAISSKGYVDTSDTLILRQQDLRGRIAGENIKSSDQGRLKNPPTTDIIPYSKFKEDYPSLIKGKVTTEDGKPIAGASVVLSGTPIGAITDENGEYTIVAPDGFEQKALIFSSEGHTTQEITINDKESINVEMFEDFYAYADAEDEEVEVLGFARSKKSRITGLPYATPADGKDALENYLKENAKQLAQPMEGTVTIAFDVSKDGELSNFEVIKSLNADYDKEAIRLIKEGPAWSPASPNGIPTLDRVRVKVKFTSEQ from the coding sequence GTGAATAACAAAAATCACCATAGCGACACCCTGAGTCCGGAAATTATGGAGCAATACCTCAATGATGAGCTTACTCCGCAAGAAAGAAACCGGGTAGAACGAATTATGCTCAATAGCGATTTCGACAGCGAAGCTATGGATGGCTTTGAAGATTATCCTGCATTTAATGACCTGCCAGATCTTGAAAACAAGATAAACCAGAAAACAGAGCGCAAGAAAAGTGGTATACCTGTATGGATGAAAATTGCAGCTTCAGTAGCTGTAATTGGAATAGCCGTAACCATTGTATTTAATAATTCCCTTTTTAATAATGACAAAAAGGAAATGATCGCTCTGAATGATGCTCCGCAAGAAGAGGCAGAAATTGAAGCAGCTGACAATTCCCCTATCGGCAATGCCACTACTGATGAAATACAGAAGTATGATGAACAGGAGCAAGTAAGTGAAGCAAAAGAATCTGAACCTACAGCAGAGCAAGAGTCATCACATCGAAATTCTGTATCAGTTCAGAAAAAAGCTGCATCTCCCAAAAAAGCAGCTGAGGAACCGGCTTATGCTTACAAAATGGAAGAAGCAGAAGCTGACAAGGACATCATGACCGAATTCGCACCACCATCTCTCTCCACCATCACTAATGAGGATGCAATAAGTTCCAAAGGGTATGTTGATACATCTGATACCTTGATACTTAGACAGCAAGACTTAAGAGGCCGCATTGCTGGAGAAAATATTAAAAGCTCTGATCAGGGAAGACTTAAAAATCCGCCTACTACAGATATTATACCTTACAGCAAGTTTAAAGAGGACTACCCCAGCCTGATTAAAGGCAAGGTGACCACTGAAGATGGAAAACCAATAGCTGGTGCCAGTGTAGTTTTATCCGGCACGCCAATAGGAGCCATTACCGATGAAAATGGAGAATATACCATAGTTGCACCAGATGGTTTCGAGCAAAAAGCCCTGATATTTAGTTCAGAGGGTCATACTACCCAAGAAATCACTATCAATGACAAGGAAAGCATAAATGTAGAAATGTTTGAAGATTTCTATGCTTACGCAGATGCTGAAGACGAAGAAGTAGAAGTTCTGGGCTTTGCGAGATCAAAGAAATCCAGAATTACAGGCCTGCCATATGCCACCCCTGCTGATGGAAAAGATGCTTTAGAAAACTATCTGAAAGAAAATGCAAAGCAACTGGCCCAGCCCATGGAAGGGACGGTTACAATAGCCTTTGATGTATCTAAAGATGGCGAGCTTTCTAACTTTGAAGTCATCAAGAGTTTGAATGCTGATTATGATAAAGAGGCTATAAGATTAATAAAAGAAGGGCCAGCCTGGTCGCCGGCTAGCCCTAATGGTATTCCTACTTTAGATAGGGTCAGAGTGAAAGTAAAATTCACCTCTGAACAATAA
- a CDS encoding RNA polymerase sigma factor, which translates to MPPITVDVEDDLRAISQFKKTGDMQVIGVLYKKYMHLVYGVCLKYLKNREESQDAVMQIFEKLVEKLRTQDIDNFKSWLYVLTKNHCLMYLRSAQHKNLQKHKDITETHVESGHLLHHNDEPLLEDDLQSLEKCIETLQNEQKRCIELFYLQNKSYKEVEDITQYGLNKVKSYIQNGKRNLKICMDKKSE; encoded by the coding sequence ATGCCACCAATAACTGTTGACGTAGAAGATGACTTGAGAGCCATCAGCCAGTTTAAAAAAACTGGAGATATGCAGGTTATTGGCGTGCTTTATAAAAAATATATGCACCTGGTTTATGGTGTTTGCCTGAAGTATTTAAAAAACAGGGAGGAAAGCCAGGATGCTGTTATGCAGATTTTTGAAAAGCTAGTAGAAAAGCTTCGAACTCAGGACATTGACAACTTTAAAAGCTGGCTTTATGTACTCACCAAAAACCATTGTCTGATGTACCTGCGATCGGCGCAGCATAAAAATCTGCAAAAACATAAAGATATTACCGAAACCCATGTGGAATCCGGCCACTTACTGCATCATAATGATGAGCCATTACTTGAAGATGATTTGCAAAGTTTAGAAAAATGCATTGAAACGCTTCAAAATGAACAGAAACGGTGTATTGAATTGTTCTACCTACAAAATAAATCGTATAAAGAGGTGGAAGACATCACCCAATATGGATTAAATAAAGTAAAGAGCTATATTCAGAACGGGAAAAGGAATTTAAAAATTTGTATGGATAAGAAAAGTGAATAA
- a CDS encoding vWA domain-containing protein, whose amino-acid sequence MKKYIILLLVLLVEFSSIAQSRKITGKVISAEDGSALPGVTVLIKGASAGVTTDVDGVYEIQAESKDVLIFSFIGFKSKEIKVAAQSIINVSLEMGSMLLDEVELKVERPAVKKRNLGYSVASVSTERGYISDNSSYYNTESYSAIEENIFKGALKSPLSTFSIDVDAASYSNVRRFLNNGQHPPKDAVRIEEMVNYFTYDYAEPKGDDPFSINTEISTAPWNDKHKLVHIGLQGKNIPTDDLPPSNLVFLIDVSGSMGAANKLPLLKSAFKLLVKQMRPEDKVAIVVYAGAAGMVLPSTTGDEKDEILKALDQLQAGGSTAGGQGIKLAYKVAKDNFITGGNNRILLATDGDFNVGASSDAEMQRLVEEKRDEGVFLTTLGFGMGNYKDSKMETLADKGNGNYAYIDNILEAKKVFVNEFGGTLFTIAKDVKIQVEFNPAKVKAYRLIGYENRALENEDFNNDKKDAGELGAGHTVTALYEIIPVGVNSKFDPVDDLKYQESKISNEAKKSDELMTVKLRYKQPDGDTSKLITMPLKDKAVAIEDTSDNFRWSAAVAGFGMLLRDSEYKGDLTYSAVQAMAEKAKGKDKEGYRAEFINMVNASTLLASK is encoded by the coding sequence ATGAAGAAGTATATAATCTTACTATTGGTCCTTTTAGTTGAATTTTCATCAATAGCCCAATCCCGAAAAATTACTGGAAAAGTGATTTCAGCAGAGGATGGTAGTGCATTGCCAGGTGTCACAGTGTTGATAAAAGGTGCCTCTGCTGGTGTGACTACTGATGTGGATGGTGTTTATGAAATACAAGCAGAGTCAAAGGACGTTTTAATCTTTTCATTTATCGGTTTCAAAAGCAAAGAGATAAAAGTAGCTGCTCAATCAATTATTAATGTATCCTTAGAAATGGGTTCAATGCTATTGGATGAGGTAGAGTTAAAGGTAGAAAGACCAGCAGTGAAAAAAAGGAATTTGGGGTATAGCGTAGCATCTGTATCTACGGAAAGGGGTTATATTAGTGATAATAGTTCTTACTACAACACAGAATCCTACTCTGCCATAGAAGAGAACATTTTCAAAGGAGCATTAAAAAGTCCACTTTCAACTTTCAGTATAGATGTGGATGCTGCCTCTTATAGCAACGTAAGAAGATTTTTAAACAATGGTCAGCACCCACCAAAAGATGCGGTGCGCATAGAGGAAATGGTAAATTATTTTACCTATGATTATGCCGAGCCCAAAGGTGATGATCCGTTTTCTATCAATACTGAAATATCTACCGCGCCCTGGAATGATAAACATAAACTAGTGCACATTGGGCTCCAGGGTAAAAATATTCCTACAGATGATCTTCCTCCATCCAATCTGGTTTTTTTGATTGATGTGTCGGGCTCAATGGGTGCTGCCAACAAACTGCCCCTGTTAAAGTCTGCCTTTAAACTTTTGGTGAAGCAAATGAGGCCTGAAGATAAAGTAGCGATAGTAGTATATGCAGGAGCAGCAGGTATGGTGCTGCCTTCAACTACGGGTGATGAAAAAGATGAGATACTCAAGGCTTTGGATCAGCTTCAGGCGGGAGGATCAACAGCTGGTGGACAAGGAATTAAACTAGCCTATAAGGTGGCAAAAGATAACTTTATAACAGGAGGTAACAATAGAATTCTCCTGGCTACTGACGGTGATTTTAATGTGGGAGCTTCCAGCGATGCCGAAATGCAAAGGTTAGTAGAGGAGAAAAGAGATGAAGGTGTGTTTTTAACTACTCTAGGGTTTGGTATGGGAAATTACAAAGACTCTAAAATGGAAACACTGGCAGATAAAGGCAATGGGAATTATGCCTACATCGATAATATCCTGGAAGCTAAAAAGGTGTTTGTGAATGAATTTGGAGGCACCCTCTTTACCATAGCCAAGGATGTGAAAATCCAGGTGGAATTCAATCCTGCTAAAGTAAAAGCCTATCGTTTAATCGGATATGAGAATAGAGCCTTAGAAAATGAGGATTTCAATAATGACAAAAAAGATGCTGGCGAACTGGGTGCAGGTCATACAGTGACAGCGCTTTATGAAATCATTCCGGTGGGCGTTAATAGTAAGTTTGACCCTGTGGATGACTTGAAATATCAGGAAAGTAAAATTTCTAATGAAGCCAAAAAGTCTGATGAGTTGATGACTGTAAAGCTTAGGTATAAGCAGCCTGATGGCGATACAAGTAAATTAATAACCATGCCGCTTAAAGATAAGGCAGTAGCTATTGAAGACACTTCGGATAATTTCCGCTGGTCAGCCGCTGTAGCAGGTTTTGGTATGTTACTTCGAGATTCTGAGTATAAAGGAGACCTTACCTATAGCGCCGTGCAAGCCATGGCAGAGAAAGCTAAAGGCAAAGATAAAGAAGGATATAGAGCTGAATTCATCAATATGGTGAATGCCAGTACTCTATTGGCTAGTAAATAG
- a CDS encoding ArnT family glycosyltransferase: protein MVERLFIEFFHNRVVRVISLLLILIISFSLYHRYIQQDEPWFGEQAYWLLKEGDVKIKSMPGVFDWTNKMLIFHKLFVWVGAVIIAVFGWSLYPMKLFILACFILLAYFLNKHASDLMDKKKWNWLTLLLLISIPELIHRSFMFRPEVMIMSLGFLSYYCLINFENKGRAYFAVLAGLFSGLAFLTHLNAVVFPVVGFIFLLWRKEWKGLMFYSLICFGVCMIYTIGLWDANTFDQYMFEMKHWPTHQKTFGDKVNGGILDVVYNNVLRLLGEHKRYFWDQDVWGISGLFLVTIIAQFRYLWNNYRALTQYALLSVLCLAVLSSSPGPRYLVYIMPYMILTTAVGIFRLKDHTGLVGLKAFYVLAVAAQLVFASLTLKSIFEKNYDHVALHDKYLSSIPEGDRVLAPWEFIYNHIDDHQIFSYKTYEYIEDQEKIKLSQLDLLQLAAEKFEMDYIILDHKRKDDKEFPWFNQWEIQPNNYYKEDYRTDKFLILKRIAATPDQ from the coding sequence ATGGTAGAAAGATTATTTATTGAATTTTTTCACAATAGAGTGGTAAGAGTTATCTCCTTGCTTCTAATACTTATTATTTCATTTAGTCTTTACCATAGATATATTCAGCAAGACGAGCCTTGGTTTGGTGAGCAAGCTTACTGGCTTTTGAAGGAGGGTGATGTCAAGATCAAAAGTATGCCAGGGGTTTTCGATTGGACCAATAAGATGCTTATTTTTCATAAGCTCTTTGTCTGGGTGGGAGCAGTTATCATAGCTGTTTTTGGATGGTCATTATATCCGATGAAGCTATTTATTCTGGCGTGCTTTATACTGCTTGCCTATTTTCTAAATAAGCATGCAAGTGACTTAATGGATAAGAAAAAATGGAATTGGCTTACACTTTTACTTCTCATTTCTATTCCTGAATTAATCCATCGAAGCTTCATGTTTAGGCCTGAGGTCATGATCATGTCCTTAGGATTTTTGTCATACTACTGCTTAATCAATTTCGAAAATAAAGGACGGGCCTATTTTGCGGTTTTGGCAGGGCTATTCTCAGGGTTAGCATTTTTAACCCATCTAAATGCCGTAGTTTTTCCGGTAGTAGGCTTTATTTTTCTGCTCTGGAGGAAAGAGTGGAAAGGCCTAATGTTTTACTCATTGATTTGCTTTGGGGTGTGCATGATTTATACCATTGGCCTGTGGGATGCAAATACATTTGACCAGTACATGTTTGAAATGAAGCATTGGCCAACCCATCAAAAGACTTTTGGTGACAAGGTTAATGGAGGAATTTTAGATGTAGTATATAACAATGTATTAAGATTACTTGGTGAGCATAAACGCTACTTCTGGGATCAAGATGTTTGGGGTATTAGTGGTCTGTTTTTGGTAACAATAATAGCTCAGTTTCGATATCTGTGGAATAATTATAGAGCTTTGACTCAGTATGCTCTGCTTTCAGTATTGTGTCTGGCAGTGCTGAGCAGTAGCCCGGGTCCGCGATATCTGGTATATATCATGCCATATATGATCTTGACTACTGCAGTTGGTATTTTCAGATTAAAAGATCATACGGGCTTGGTTGGGCTCAAAGCTTTTTACGTTTTAGCAGTGGCGGCTCAATTGGTTTTTGCTAGCCTCACTCTCAAGTCAATTTTTGAGAAAAATTATGATCATGTGGCTCTGCATGACAAATATTTATCATCCATACCTGAAGGAGATAGGGTGCTGGCTCCCTGGGAATTTATCTATAATCATATTGATGATCATCAGATATTCTCATACAAAACCTATGAATATATTGAGGATCAGGAAAAGATTAAGTTATCGCAGCTAGATCTTTTGCAGCTTGCCGCTGAAAAATTTGAAATGGATTATATTATTCTTGATCATAAACGGAAGGATGATAAAGAATTTCCATGGTTCAACCAGTGGGAAATTCAGCCCAATAATTATTACAAGGAAGATTATAGAACTGATAAGTTCTTGATTTTGAAAAGAATAGCGGCTACCCCAGACCAATAA
- a CDS encoding lipopolysaccharide core heptose(II) kinase RfaY yields MEVILKKNWSLLCSPEDKHLFKEVQKKRYNRKKVLKNNQRSKVTIIKVEDKKYVLKIPKEKNQRKWIRLTTWFRDGEAFKNIKGMLTYKELGIPSTEPIMAAEKRKKGMVVDSWLLYEYLKGRPCLGHEEYYPKVIEKLKEIHAKGYLHGDPQIRNFLYKKEDQKIYVIDSNPKPAGIFPFSKAYEFAYLRKSAPGIEEYFGEINNWWLYKLAYKYDIYERKWTRTRRKLKKFIGLG; encoded by the coding sequence ATGGAGGTTATTCTGAAGAAAAATTGGAGCTTATTGTGTAGCCCGGAAGACAAACACCTTTTTAAAGAGGTGCAAAAGAAGAGATATAACAGAAAAAAGGTTCTGAAAAACAATCAGCGCAGCAAGGTAACAATCATAAAGGTTGAAGATAAAAAGTATGTGCTCAAAATTCCGAAAGAAAAAAACCAACGAAAATGGATCCGCTTAACTACCTGGTTTAGAGATGGAGAGGCCTTTAAAAACATCAAGGGCATGCTCACTTACAAAGAACTAGGCATACCCTCTACGGAACCCATAATGGCCGCTGAAAAAAGAAAGAAAGGCATGGTGGTAGACTCTTGGCTACTCTACGAATACCTAAAAGGCAGACCATGTCTGGGCCACGAAGAGTACTACCCAAAAGTAATAGAGAAGCTCAAAGAAATACATGCTAAAGGCTACCTGCACGGTGATCCACAAATCAGAAATTTCCTTTATAAGAAGGAAGATCAAAAAATCTATGTTATAGATAGCAACCCAAAGCCAGCGGGCATATTTCCATTTTCGAAAGCCTATGAGTTTGCTTACCTCCGAAAAAGCGCGCCTGGCATAGAGGAATACTTCGGGGAGATAAACAACTGGTGGCTATATAAGCTGGCTTACAAGTATGACATCTATGAAAGAAAATGGACCCGAACCAGAAGAAAACTTAAAAAGTTTATTGGTCTGGGGTAG
- a CDS encoding sigma-70 family RNA polymerase sigma factor has protein sequence MSDTNRQSYSQREKEKTFEKEFLPHIDSMYNFAYRLTFDEDDAKDLVQDTYLKAFRFIESFEKGTNAKAWLFRILKNSFINDFRKKSKQPAKVDYQEVETFYNSEDVDKSITTDLRIETVQDMIGDEISNALNSLDVDFRTVIILCDLEGFKYDEMAKILDIPIGTVRSRLHRARNLLKERLNDYAQKMGYKN, from the coding sequence ATGTCCGATACAAACAGACAAAGTTATTCACAACGTGAAAAGGAGAAAACCTTCGAAAAAGAGTTTCTACCTCACATAGATTCCATGTATAACTTTGCCTACCGCTTAACTTTTGATGAGGATGATGCGAAGGATCTTGTGCAAGATACCTACCTGAAAGCTTTCAGGTTTATCGAATCTTTTGAAAAAGGAACTAATGCAAAAGCGTGGTTGTTTCGGATACTGAAAAATAGTTTTATCAATGATTTCAGGAAGAAAAGTAAGCAGCCTGCTAAGGTAGATTATCAGGAGGTTGAAACTTTTTATAACTCTGAAGATGTTGATAAATCTATTACTACAGATCTAAGGATAGAGACTGTTCAGGACATGATTGGAGATGAAATCTCTAATGCTCTAAATTCTTTAGATGTAGATTTTCGTACAGTTATTATTCTTTGTGACTTGGAAGGATTTAAGTATGATGAGATGGCCAAGATTTTGGATATTCCCATCGGTACGGTGCGTTCAAGGTTACATAGAGCACGAAACCTTTTGAAAGAAAGGCTCAATGATTATGCACAAAAAATGGGTTATAAAAATTAA
- a CDS encoding anti-sigma factor — MTVSSTNSLEKGQVERSAEETPDHNECLKILSLVLDQEASDEEHAYFKKHVENCMPYYEIYNVDKAIKDMIKTKCISQDTPADLIDSIKSKIYQQAD; from the coding sequence ATGACAGTATCCTCTACAAATTCATTAGAAAAAGGACAGGTTGAAAGATCTGCCGAAGAAACACCTGATCATAACGAATGCCTCAAGATACTTAGCTTAGTATTAGATCAGGAAGCTTCAGATGAGGAGCACGCCTATTTCAAAAAGCACGTTGAAAACTGCATGCCGTATTACGAAATCTACAATGTAGATAAGGCTATAAAAGATATGATTAAGACAAAATGCATTAGTCAGGATACTCCAGCAGACCTGATTGACAGCATCAAATCAAAAATCTATCAACAGGCAGACTAA
- the gmk gene encoding guanylate kinase, with the protein MHKGRAIIFSAPSGSGKTTIVKHLLKTNPKLGFSISACTRDKRGRNEQHGKDYYFLTPDEFKKSIDNDEFIEWEEVYAGNFYGTLKSEVERIWEEGRHVIFDVDVKGGLHLKNYFGDKALAVFVKVPSLDELKERLHDRKTETEDSLSQRIFKAKFEMSFEDKFDITLVNKDLDESLATAEKLVDDFLAK; encoded by the coding sequence ATGCATAAAGGAAGAGCAATAATATTCTCCGCTCCGTCAGGATCGGGGAAAACCACTATTGTTAAGCATTTACTTAAGACGAATCCTAAATTAGGCTTTTCTATTTCTGCTTGCACCAGAGATAAGCGAGGTAGAAATGAGCAGCACGGAAAAGATTATTATTTCCTTACTCCTGATGAATTCAAGAAAAGCATCGATAATGATGAGTTTATTGAGTGGGAGGAAGTGTATGCAGGTAATTTCTACGGTACCCTAAAGTCAGAAGTAGAGCGCATTTGGGAAGAAGGTAGACATGTAATCTTTGATGTAGACGTTAAAGGTGGCCTTCATCTTAAAAATTACTTTGGAGATAAAGCCCTGGCTGTTTTTGTGAAAGTACCTTCTTTAGATGAACTCAAAGAAAGGCTTCATGATAGAAAAACAGAAACGGAGGATAGCCTTTCGCAAAGAATATTCAAAGCTAAATTTGAAATGAGCTTTGAGGATAAATTCGATATCACTCTCGTAAACAAGGATTTAGATGAGTCTTTGGCTACAGCTGAGAAGTTGGTAGATGATTTCTTAGCCAAGTAA
- the nadD gene encoding nicotinate (nicotinamide) nucleotide adenylyltransferase, whose amino-acid sequence MTVGLFFGSFNPIHIGHLIIANVMAESPDISQVWFVVSPQNPFKKRKTLLHEFDRLDMVNAAIQDNFSMQACDIEFNMPKPSYTIDTLTYLSQKHPDYTFKLIIGEDNLKSFPKWKNADQILRDYGLYVYPRPNSQPSELLEHENVKVIEAPMMDISATFIRESIKNNRSIRYLVPSAVEQMILSKKFYL is encoded by the coding sequence ATGACTGTCGGATTATTTTTTGGTTCATTCAATCCCATTCATATCGGCCATCTGATCATTGCTAACGTGATGGCCGAATCACCAGATATCTCTCAGGTTTGGTTTGTGGTTTCTCCTCAAAATCCTTTTAAAAAAAGGAAAACTCTGCTGCATGAGTTTGATAGGCTTGATATGGTAAATGCAGCCATACAAGATAACTTCAGTATGCAAGCTTGCGACATTGAGTTTAATATGCCCAAGCCCAGCTACACGATTGATACACTTACTTACCTATCTCAAAAGCATCCTGACTATACTTTTAAGCTAATTATAGGCGAGGATAATTTGAAGAGCTTTCCTAAATGGAAAAACGCTGATCAAATTCTTCGTGATTATGGCCTTTATGTTTACCCGCGGCCAAACTCTCAACCTTCAGAATTGTTAGAGCATGAGAATGTTAAAGTAATAGAGGCTCCTATGATGGACATATCCGCTACTTTTATTAGAGAAAGTATTAAGAATAATCGCTCTATAAGGTATCTGGTACCATCTGCTGTGGAGCAAATGATTTTAAGTAAGAAGTTTTATTTGTAA
- a CDS encoding DUF5686 and carboxypeptidase regulatory-like domain-containing protein, with amino-acid sequence MRYFFFAFSMLLVSASYGGGVRGTVSNDAGELLPFATIYVKETGSGTTTNSEAFYEISLKPGNYQIIFQYVGYASLTKEVIVENDFIELNVKLQTQVVMLKDIEVRAGKEDPAYTIMRKAIAKSKFHTQQVDGYSAKVYMKGTGQLKDYPFLMKGQIKKAGIDPDRVFIQESVSEVEYKRPNTYNEKVISIYSTGDNENTSPNAYINGSFYEPELAKSVSPLSPKAFSYYTFQYLGTYQDQGVEVSKIRVLPRSRGDNVFDGTISIVEDYWSIYSLDLKVTKFGINFHIIQVYKPIEEGVWLPVTHKFHVEGKVLGFEFEGDYLATLSDYKVTINPDLDVEIEVVDEKVEKELAEKLDNQVKSKEEQEIQELLTSGEEVTRKQLKKVLKAYEKNELKSIDGGMDIMANRTFKIDSNAYEHDSTYWAKIRPVPLNRGEQRGYDILDSLNQVREMEEGGDTLRNSKRKGFHIQDLVLGNSYKLGDKGHFTIRNPLLNFNYNTVEGFNLDYSLAYSKTFDEKHWIRFGPTARYAFAREKLSGFFNIHYGFGDKLTRNNLVVNTGRYVSQFNSDEPIHRYVNSFMSLFAERNYMKIYEKDFVELKYHKKWHDEVDLHVYSEIAQRRELFNNTDFTVFNWKGDYFTPNAPVSLELPDTSFPEHNAFTVGASISYKPFVKYTVYNGRKNAIPNSSPIFEVNYKKGIPEILNSAIDYDFLELGFKDQFEIGIRGLVDIHLKGGMFLNSDKMQFIDYKHFLGGRTPFTTLDPVGSFRLLDYYKYSTNDKYFAGNLNYQFRKLLVTRIPLVRMSGVRENFFVNYLANDVSSNYTELGYSINYIFRIFRIEFASAFQDGQYKDWGVRIGIASNLMNAF; translated from the coding sequence ATGAGATATTTCTTTTTTGCTTTTAGTATGTTGCTGGTGTCTGCGAGTTATGGCGGTGGCGTTCGCGGAACGGTATCTAATGATGCAGGTGAACTTCTTCCTTTTGCTACCATCTATGTAAAAGAAACAGGCAGCGGGACTACAACCAACTCAGAGGCCTTTTACGAGATTTCTCTCAAACCCGGTAATTACCAGATTATTTTTCAATACGTAGGTTATGCTTCGCTTACCAAGGAAGTTATTGTGGAGAATGATTTTATTGAGCTAAATGTAAAGCTGCAGACTCAGGTGGTGATGCTTAAGGATATTGAGGTGCGTGCAGGAAAGGAGGATCCGGCTTACACCATTATGCGAAAGGCTATAGCCAAGAGTAAGTTTCATACCCAGCAGGTAGATGGCTATTCGGCAAAAGTATACATGAAGGGGACCGGGCAGCTAAAAGATTATCCATTCTTAATGAAAGGCCAGATAAAAAAGGCTGGAATTGATCCTGATCGTGTTTTTATTCAAGAATCTGTAAGTGAGGTTGAATACAAACGTCCTAATACCTATAACGAAAAAGTAATATCTATATATAGTACTGGTGATAATGAAAACACCAGTCCTAATGCCTATATCAACGGCTCTTTTTATGAGCCAGAGTTAGCCAAGTCGGTTTCTCCGCTGTCGCCAAAGGCTTTTTCATATTATACTTTTCAGTATTTGGGCACCTATCAGGATCAGGGTGTGGAGGTGAGTAAAATCAGGGTGCTGCCGCGGTCAAGAGGTGATAATGTTTTTGATGGTACCATCAGTATTGTGGAAGACTATTGGAGTATCTATAGTCTGGATTTGAAGGTGACTAAGTTTGGAATAAATTTCCATATAATACAAGTATATAAGCCTATAGAGGAAGGTGTTTGGCTGCCGGTAACCCATAAATTTCATGTAGAAGGCAAGGTGCTCGGCTTCGAATTTGAGGGTGATTATTTAGCCACTTTAAGTGATTATAAAGTAACAATTAATCCTGACTTGGATGTGGAAATAGAAGTGGTGGATGAAAAGGTGGAGAAGGAGCTGGCCGAGAAGCTTGATAATCAGGTGAAAAGTAAGGAGGAGCAAGAGATACAGGAATTGCTTACCTCAGGAGAGGAAGTTACCCGTAAGCAGCTGAAGAAGGTATTAAAGGCCTATGAAAAGAATGAGCTGAAGTCAATAGATGGTGGTATGGATATTATGGCCAATCGGACCTTTAAAATAGATTCAAATGCCTATGAGCATGATTCCACATATTGGGCTAAAATAAGGCCAGTGCCATTAAACAGAGGTGAGCAGCGTGGTTATGACATTCTTGATAGCCTTAATCAGGTTCGCGAGATGGAAGAAGGTGGAGATACGCTGAGAAACTCGAAAAGGAAAGGCTTTCATATTCAGGATTTGGTGCTGGGTAATAGTTATAAGTTGGGAGACAAAGGGCATTTTACCATCAGAAATCCACTGCTCAATTTTAATTATAATACTGTAGAGGGTTTTAATCTGGACTATTCATTGGCCTATTCTAAAACCTTTGATGAAAAACACTGGATCCGCTTTGGGCCAACGGCCAGGTATGCCTTTGCCAGAGAAAAACTATCCGGATTCTTTAACATCCATTATGGTTTCGGAGACAAACTAACGCGTAATAATCTGGTGGTGAATACAGGTAGGTATGTGAGTCAGTTTAATAGTGATGAGCCTATTCATAGATATGTGAATAGTTTCATGTCATTATTTGCGGAAAGAAACTACATGAAGATTTACGAAAAGGATTTTGTGGAGTTGAAATACCATAAGAAATGGCATGATGAAGTGGATTTGCATGTGTATTCTGAAATAGCTCAAAGAAGGGAGTTGTTTAATAATACAGACTTTACAGTATTTAACTGGAAGGGCGATTATTTTACTCCTAATGCTCCTGTAAGTCTCGAGCTTCCAGATACTTCTTTCCCTGAGCACAATGCTTTCACGGTTGGCGCTAGTATTTCCTACAAACCTTTTGTGAAGTATACTGTCTATAATGGTCGTAAAAATGCCATACCAAATTCTTCCCCAATTTTTGAGGTAAACTATAAAAAAGGAATACCTGAAATATTAAATAGCGCGATAGATTATGATTTTCTGGAGTTAGGTTTTAAAGATCAGTTTGAAATTGGTATTAGAGGTTTGGTAGACATACATCTAAAAGGAGGTATGTTTTTGAATAGTGATAAGATGCAATTCATTGATTATAAGCATTTTCTTGGAGGGAGAACTCCTTTTACTACCCTTGATCCCGTGGGGAGTTTCAGACTGCTGGATTATTATAAATACAGTACTAATGACAAATACTTTGCTGGAAATTTAAATTACCAGTTTAGAAAGCTTTTGGTAACGAGAATACCTTTGGTGAGAATGTCTGGTGTTAGAGAGAATTTCTTTGTGAATTACCTGGCTAATGATGTTTCTTCGAATTATACAGAGCTGGGTTATAGCATCAATTATATCTTTAGAATCTTTAGAATAGAGTTTGCGTCAGCTTTTCAAGATGGACAATATAAGGATTGGGGTGTGAGAATAGGTATCGCCAGCAACCTGATGAACGCATTTTAG